In Macrotis lagotis isolate mMagLag1 chromosome 8, bilby.v1.9.chrom.fasta, whole genome shotgun sequence, a single genomic region encodes these proteins:
- the LOC141495717 gene encoding phosphatidylinositol transfer protein beta isoform-like: protein MVLIKEFRVLLPCSVEEYQVGQLYSVAQTSKNNTGGGEGIEVLINQPYEGGPGERGQFTHKIYHLQSKVPGFVRLFAPEGSLVFHEKAWNAYPYCRTVITNEYMKDDFFIKIETWHHPDMGTQDNVHHLDAETWKEVEVVHIDIADRTQVSDEDYKPEEDPALFRSVKTGRGPLGPNWQKELLKHPPHMCAYKLVTVKFRWWGLQGRVESFIHKQEKRLFTNFHRQLFCWLDQWVDLSMEDIRNLEEETQKELDQMRKTGPVRGMRASDD, encoded by the exons ATGGTCCTGATCAAGGAGTT TCGGGTGCTGCTGCCCTGCTCGGTGGAGGAG TATCAAGTGGGACAGCTCTACTCCGTGGCCCAGACCAGCAAGAACAATACCGGCGGCGGCGAGGGCATCGAGGTCCTCATCAATCAGCCCTACGAGGGGGGCCCCGGGGAGCGGGGCCAGTTCACCCACAAGATCTACCACCTGCAGAG CAAGGTCCCCGGATTTGTCCGTCTGTTCGCTCCCGAGGGTTCCCTGGTGTTTCACGAGAAGGCCTGGAACGCCTATCCTTACTGCCGGACTG TCATCACG AACGAATATATGAAGGATGATTTCTTCATCAAGATTGAAACCTGGCACCATCCAGACATGGGGACTCAGGACAAT GTTCACCATCTTGATGCAGAGACATGGAAGGAGGTAGAAGTGGTTCATATTGACATTGCTGATCGGACCCAAGTGTCTGATGAG gATTATAAACCAGAAGAAGACCCTGCTCTTTTCAGGTCTGTCAAAACAGGACGTGGCCCCTTGGGACCCAACTGGCAG AAGGAATTGTTGAAACATCCGCCCCACATGTGTGCCTACAAACTGGTGACTGTCAAGTTCCGATGGTGGGGGCTTCAGGGACGAGTGGAGAGCTTCATCCATAAG CAAGAAAAGCGGCTCTTCACCAACTTCCACAGGCAGCTGTTCTGTTGGCTGGATCAATGGGTTGACCTATCTATGGAGGACATCCGGAACCTAGAggaggaaacccagaaagaattgGACCAG ATGCGGAAGACGGGGCCAGTGAGGGGGATGAGAGCCAGTGATGACTGA